A single Equus przewalskii isolate Varuska unplaced genomic scaffold, EquPr2 ChrUn-1, whole genome shotgun sequence DNA region contains:
- the SOX13 gene encoding transcription factor SOX-13 isoform X6: MSMRSPGSAQLALDGVGTMVNCTVKSEGKKEPCQEAPQGLATAAEPHPGDPARAPQDGADPQAPAQDCSSPESNGSPEPKRPGGSEAASGSQEKLDFNRNLKEVVPAIEKLLSSDWKEKFLGRSSVETKDVKGTQESLAEKELQLLVMIHQLSTLRDQLLTAHSEQKNMAAMLFEKQQQQMELARQQQEQIAKQQQQLIQQQHKINLLQQQIQINMPYVMIPAFPPSHQPLPVSPDSQLALPIQPIPCKPVEYPLQLLHSPPAQVVKRPGTMAAHHPLQEPSQPLNLTAKPKAPELPNTSSSPSLKMSNCGPPSHGAPTRDLQSSPPSLPLGFLGEGDAVTKAIQDARQLLHGHSGALESSPSTPFRKDLISLDTSPAKERLEESCVHPLEEAMLGCDVDGSRHFPESRNSSHIKRPMNAFMVWAKDERRKILQAFPDMHNSSISKILGSRWKSMTNQEKQPYYEEQARLSRQHLEKYPDYKYKPRPKRTCIVEGKRLRVGEYKALMRTRRQDARQSYAPLPQAGQVHGSSSDAVYPRVAGMPLAQPLVEHYVPRSLDPNMPVIVNTCSLREEGEGTEDRHSAADGEMFRYSEEEDSEGEEKSDGELVVLTD; the protein is encoded by the exons ATGTCCATGAGGAGCCCCGGCTCTGCGCAGCTGGCCCTGGATGGCGTTGGCACCATGGTGAATTGTACTGTCAAgtcagaggggaagaaggagccCTGCCAGGAGGCCCCCCAGGGCTTGGCCACTGCAGCTGAACCCCACCCTGGAGACCCAGCCCGGGCCCCCCAGGATGGTGCTGACCCCCAAGCTCCAGCCCAG GACTGCAGCTCCCCGGAGAGCAATGGGTCCCCAGAACCCAAGAGGCCAGGAGGCTCTGAGGCTGCTTCTGGAAGCCAGGAGAAGCTGGACTTCAACCGAAATTTAAAAGAAG TTGTACCAGCCATTGAGAAGCTGCTCTCCAGTGACTGGAAGGAGAAGTTTCTGGGAAGGAGCTCTGTGGAAACCAAAGATGTCAAAG GGACCCAGGAGAGCCTGGCAGAGAAGGAGCTGCAGCTTCTGGTCATGATCCACCAACTGTCCACCCTGCGGGACCAGCTCCTGACGGCCCACTCAGAGCAGAAGAACATGGCCGCCATGCTTtttgagaagcagcagcagcagatggAGCTGGcccggcagcagcaggagcag ATCGCTAAGCAGCAGCAACAGCTAATTCAGCAGCAGCATAAGATCAACCTCCTGCAGCAGCAGATCCAG ATCAACATGCCTTATGTCATGATCCCGGCCTTCCCCCCGAGCCACCAACCTCTGCCTGTCAGCCCTGACTCGCAGCTGGCTTTGCCCATTCAGCCCATCCCCTGCAAACCAG TGGAGTATCCGCTGCAGCTGCTGCACAGCCCCCCCGCCCAGGTGGTGAAGAGGCCTGGGACCATGGCCGCCCACCACCCACTGCAG GAGCCCTCCCAGCCCCTGAACCTCACAGCCAAGCCCAAGGCCCCCGAGCTGCCCAACACCTCCAGCTCCCCGAGCCTGAAAATGAGCAACTGTGGACCCCCCAGCCATGGGGCCCCCACACGGGACCTGCAGTCCAGCCCCCCAAGTCTGCCTCTGG GCTTTCTTGGTGAAGGGGATGCTGTCACCAAAGCCATCCAGGATGCTCGACAGCTGCTGCACGGCCACAGCGGGGCCTTAGAGAGCTCTCCTAGCACCCCTTTCCGCAAG GACCTCATCAGCCTGGACACGTCCCCAGCCAAGGAACGGCTTGAGGAGAGCTGTGTGCATCCTCTGGAGGAAGCCATGCTGGGCTGCGATGTGGACG gctcccGCCACTTCCCAGAGTCCCGGAACAGCAGCCACATCAAGAGGCCCATGAACGCCTTTATGGTGTGGGCCAAGGATGAGCGGAGGAAGATCCTGCAGGCTTTCCCGGACATGCACAACTCCAGCATCAGCAAGATCCTGG GCTCCCGCTGGAAGTCCATGACCAACCAGGAGAAGCAGCCCTACTACGAGGAGCAGGCACGGCTGAGCCGGCAGCACCTGGAGAAGTACCCCGACTACAAGTACAAGCCGCGGCCCAAGCGCACCTGCATCGTGGAGGGCAAGAGGCTGCGGGTGGGCGAGTACAAGGCCTTGATGCGGACCCGGCGCCAGGATGCCCGCCAGAGCTACGCGCCCCT CCCGCAGGCTGGCCAGGTGCACGGGAGCTCCTCAGATGCCGTGTACCCTCGGGTAGCAGGCATGCCGCTGGCACAGCCCCTGGTGGAGCACTATGTGCCCCGGAGCCTGGACCCAAACATGCCTGTCATCGTCAACACCTGCAGCCtcagggaggagggtgagggcACGGAGGACAGGCACTCCGCAGCCGATGGTGAGATGTTCCGGTACAGCGAGGAGGAGGACTCGGAGGGCGAGGAGAAGAGCGACGGCGAGTTGGTGGTGCTCACAGACTGA
- the SOX13 gene encoding transcription factor SOX-13 isoform X1 produces MERAGAAPRVPPPPGWPPRFPGLITSPGSWKHVPALHPLLTMSMRSPGSAQLALDGVGTMVNCTVKSEGKKEPCQEAPQGLATAAEPHPGDPARAPQDGADPQAPAQDCSSPESNGSPEPKRPGGSEAASGSQEKLDFNRNLKEVVPAIEKLLSSDWKEKFLGRSSVETKDVKGTQESLAEKELQLLVMIHQLSTLRDQLLTAHSEQKNMAAMLFEKQQQQMELARQQQEQIAKQQQQLIQQQHKINLLQQQIQQINMPYVMIPAFPPSHQPLPVSPDSQLALPIQPIPCKPVEYPLQLLHSPPAQVVKRPGTMAAHHPLQEPSQPLNLTAKPKAPELPNTSSSPSLKMSNCGPPSHGAPTRDLQSSPPSLPLGFLGEGDAVTKAIQDARQLLHGHSGALESSPSTPFRKDLISLDTSPAKERLEESCVHPLEEAMLGCDVDGSRHFPESRNSSHIKRPMNAFMVWAKDERRKILQAFPDMHNSSISKILGSRWKSMTNQEKQPYYEEQARLSRQHLEKYPDYKYKPRPKRTCIVEGKRLRVGEYKALMRTRRQDARQSYAPLPQAGQVHGSSSDAVYPRVAGMPLAQPLVEHYVPRSLDPNMPVIVNTCSLREEGEGTEDRHSAADGEMFRYSEEEDSEGEEKSDGELVVLTD; encoded by the exons ATGGAGAGGGCAGGTGCAGCACCCAGGGTGCCccctccaccaggctggcctccacgCTTCCCTGGACTCATCACCAGTCCTGGCTCCTGGAAGCATGTGCCCGCCCTCCATCCCCTCCTCAC AATGTCCATGAGGAGCCCCGGCTCTGCGCAGCTGGCCCTGGATGGCGTTGGCACCATGGTGAATTGTACTGTCAAgtcagaggggaagaaggagccCTGCCAGGAGGCCCCCCAGGGCTTGGCCACTGCAGCTGAACCCCACCCTGGAGACCCAGCCCGGGCCCCCCAGGATGGTGCTGACCCCCAAGCTCCAGCCCAG GACTGCAGCTCCCCGGAGAGCAATGGGTCCCCAGAACCCAAGAGGCCAGGAGGCTCTGAGGCTGCTTCTGGAAGCCAGGAGAAGCTGGACTTCAACCGAAATTTAAAAGAAG TTGTACCAGCCATTGAGAAGCTGCTCTCCAGTGACTGGAAGGAGAAGTTTCTGGGAAGGAGCTCTGTGGAAACCAAAGATGTCAAAG GGACCCAGGAGAGCCTGGCAGAGAAGGAGCTGCAGCTTCTGGTCATGATCCACCAACTGTCCACCCTGCGGGACCAGCTCCTGACGGCCCACTCAGAGCAGAAGAACATGGCCGCCATGCTTtttgagaagcagcagcagcagatggAGCTGGcccggcagcagcaggagcag ATCGCTAAGCAGCAGCAACAGCTAATTCAGCAGCAGCATAAGATCAACCTCCTGCAGCAGCAGATCCAG CAGATCAACATGCCTTATGTCATGATCCCGGCCTTCCCCCCGAGCCACCAACCTCTGCCTGTCAGCCCTGACTCGCAGCTGGCTTTGCCCATTCAGCCCATCCCCTGCAAACCAG TGGAGTATCCGCTGCAGCTGCTGCACAGCCCCCCCGCCCAGGTGGTGAAGAGGCCTGGGACCATGGCCGCCCACCACCCACTGCAG GAGCCCTCCCAGCCCCTGAACCTCACAGCCAAGCCCAAGGCCCCCGAGCTGCCCAACACCTCCAGCTCCCCGAGCCTGAAAATGAGCAACTGTGGACCCCCCAGCCATGGGGCCCCCACACGGGACCTGCAGTCCAGCCCCCCAAGTCTGCCTCTGG GCTTTCTTGGTGAAGGGGATGCTGTCACCAAAGCCATCCAGGATGCTCGACAGCTGCTGCACGGCCACAGCGGGGCCTTAGAGAGCTCTCCTAGCACCCCTTTCCGCAAG GACCTCATCAGCCTGGACACGTCCCCAGCCAAGGAACGGCTTGAGGAGAGCTGTGTGCATCCTCTGGAGGAAGCCATGCTGGGCTGCGATGTGGACG gctcccGCCACTTCCCAGAGTCCCGGAACAGCAGCCACATCAAGAGGCCCATGAACGCCTTTATGGTGTGGGCCAAGGATGAGCGGAGGAAGATCCTGCAGGCTTTCCCGGACATGCACAACTCCAGCATCAGCAAGATCCTGG GCTCCCGCTGGAAGTCCATGACCAACCAGGAGAAGCAGCCCTACTACGAGGAGCAGGCACGGCTGAGCCGGCAGCACCTGGAGAAGTACCCCGACTACAAGTACAAGCCGCGGCCCAAGCGCACCTGCATCGTGGAGGGCAAGAGGCTGCGGGTGGGCGAGTACAAGGCCTTGATGCGGACCCGGCGCCAGGATGCCCGCCAGAGCTACGCGCCCCT CCCGCAGGCTGGCCAGGTGCACGGGAGCTCCTCAGATGCCGTGTACCCTCGGGTAGCAGGCATGCCGCTGGCACAGCCCCTGGTGGAGCACTATGTGCCCCGGAGCCTGGACCCAAACATGCCTGTCATCGTCAACACCTGCAGCCtcagggaggagggtgagggcACGGAGGACAGGCACTCCGCAGCCGATGGTGAGATGTTCCGGTACAGCGAGGAGGAGGACTCGGAGGGCGAGGAGAAGAGCGACGGCGAGTTGGTGGTGCTCACAGACTGA
- the SOX13 gene encoding transcription factor SOX-13 isoform X2 — protein MERAGAAPRVPPPPGWPPRFPGLITSPGSWKHVPALHPLLTMSMRSPGSAQLALDGVGTMVNCTVKSEGKKEPCQEAPQGLATAAEPHPGDPARAPQDGADPQAPAQDCSSPESNGSPEPKRPGGSEAASGSQEKLDFNRNLKEVVPAIEKLLSSDWKEKFLGRSSVETKDVKGTQESLAEKELQLLVMIHQLSTLRDQLLTAHSEQKNMAAMLFEKQQQQMELARQQQEQIAKQQQQLIQQQHKINLLQQQIQINMPYVMIPAFPPSHQPLPVSPDSQLALPIQPIPCKPVEYPLQLLHSPPAQVVKRPGTMAAHHPLQEPSQPLNLTAKPKAPELPNTSSSPSLKMSNCGPPSHGAPTRDLQSSPPSLPLGFLGEGDAVTKAIQDARQLLHGHSGALESSPSTPFRKDLISLDTSPAKERLEESCVHPLEEAMLGCDVDGSRHFPESRNSSHIKRPMNAFMVWAKDERRKILQAFPDMHNSSISKILGSRWKSMTNQEKQPYYEEQARLSRQHLEKYPDYKYKPRPKRTCIVEGKRLRVGEYKALMRTRRQDARQSYAPLPQAGQVHGSSSDAVYPRVAGMPLAQPLVEHYVPRSLDPNMPVIVNTCSLREEGEGTEDRHSAADGEMFRYSEEEDSEGEEKSDGELVVLTD, from the exons ATGGAGAGGGCAGGTGCAGCACCCAGGGTGCCccctccaccaggctggcctccacgCTTCCCTGGACTCATCACCAGTCCTGGCTCCTGGAAGCATGTGCCCGCCCTCCATCCCCTCCTCAC AATGTCCATGAGGAGCCCCGGCTCTGCGCAGCTGGCCCTGGATGGCGTTGGCACCATGGTGAATTGTACTGTCAAgtcagaggggaagaaggagccCTGCCAGGAGGCCCCCCAGGGCTTGGCCACTGCAGCTGAACCCCACCCTGGAGACCCAGCCCGGGCCCCCCAGGATGGTGCTGACCCCCAAGCTCCAGCCCAG GACTGCAGCTCCCCGGAGAGCAATGGGTCCCCAGAACCCAAGAGGCCAGGAGGCTCTGAGGCTGCTTCTGGAAGCCAGGAGAAGCTGGACTTCAACCGAAATTTAAAAGAAG TTGTACCAGCCATTGAGAAGCTGCTCTCCAGTGACTGGAAGGAGAAGTTTCTGGGAAGGAGCTCTGTGGAAACCAAAGATGTCAAAG GGACCCAGGAGAGCCTGGCAGAGAAGGAGCTGCAGCTTCTGGTCATGATCCACCAACTGTCCACCCTGCGGGACCAGCTCCTGACGGCCCACTCAGAGCAGAAGAACATGGCCGCCATGCTTtttgagaagcagcagcagcagatggAGCTGGcccggcagcagcaggagcag ATCGCTAAGCAGCAGCAACAGCTAATTCAGCAGCAGCATAAGATCAACCTCCTGCAGCAGCAGATCCAG ATCAACATGCCTTATGTCATGATCCCGGCCTTCCCCCCGAGCCACCAACCTCTGCCTGTCAGCCCTGACTCGCAGCTGGCTTTGCCCATTCAGCCCATCCCCTGCAAACCAG TGGAGTATCCGCTGCAGCTGCTGCACAGCCCCCCCGCCCAGGTGGTGAAGAGGCCTGGGACCATGGCCGCCCACCACCCACTGCAG GAGCCCTCCCAGCCCCTGAACCTCACAGCCAAGCCCAAGGCCCCCGAGCTGCCCAACACCTCCAGCTCCCCGAGCCTGAAAATGAGCAACTGTGGACCCCCCAGCCATGGGGCCCCCACACGGGACCTGCAGTCCAGCCCCCCAAGTCTGCCTCTGG GCTTTCTTGGTGAAGGGGATGCTGTCACCAAAGCCATCCAGGATGCTCGACAGCTGCTGCACGGCCACAGCGGGGCCTTAGAGAGCTCTCCTAGCACCCCTTTCCGCAAG GACCTCATCAGCCTGGACACGTCCCCAGCCAAGGAACGGCTTGAGGAGAGCTGTGTGCATCCTCTGGAGGAAGCCATGCTGGGCTGCGATGTGGACG gctcccGCCACTTCCCAGAGTCCCGGAACAGCAGCCACATCAAGAGGCCCATGAACGCCTTTATGGTGTGGGCCAAGGATGAGCGGAGGAAGATCCTGCAGGCTTTCCCGGACATGCACAACTCCAGCATCAGCAAGATCCTGG GCTCCCGCTGGAAGTCCATGACCAACCAGGAGAAGCAGCCCTACTACGAGGAGCAGGCACGGCTGAGCCGGCAGCACCTGGAGAAGTACCCCGACTACAAGTACAAGCCGCGGCCCAAGCGCACCTGCATCGTGGAGGGCAAGAGGCTGCGGGTGGGCGAGTACAAGGCCTTGATGCGGACCCGGCGCCAGGATGCCCGCCAGAGCTACGCGCCCCT CCCGCAGGCTGGCCAGGTGCACGGGAGCTCCTCAGATGCCGTGTACCCTCGGGTAGCAGGCATGCCGCTGGCACAGCCCCTGGTGGAGCACTATGTGCCCCGGAGCCTGGACCCAAACATGCCTGTCATCGTCAACACCTGCAGCCtcagggaggagggtgagggcACGGAGGACAGGCACTCCGCAGCCGATGGTGAGATGTTCCGGTACAGCGAGGAGGAGGACTCGGAGGGCGAGGAGAAGAGCGACGGCGAGTTGGTGGTGCTCACAGACTGA
- the SOX13 gene encoding transcription factor SOX-13 isoform X4, translated as MLRMSMRSPGSAQLALDGVGTMVNCTVKSEGKKEPCQEAPQGLATAAEPHPGDPARAPQDGADPQAPAQDCSSPESNGSPEPKRPGGSEAASGSQEKLDFNRNLKEVVPAIEKLLSSDWKEKFLGRSSVETKDVKGTQESLAEKELQLLVMIHQLSTLRDQLLTAHSEQKNMAAMLFEKQQQQMELARQQQEQIAKQQQQLIQQQHKINLLQQQIQINMPYVMIPAFPPSHQPLPVSPDSQLALPIQPIPCKPVEYPLQLLHSPPAQVVKRPGTMAAHHPLQEPSQPLNLTAKPKAPELPNTSSSPSLKMSNCGPPSHGAPTRDLQSSPPSLPLGFLGEGDAVTKAIQDARQLLHGHSGALESSPSTPFRKDLISLDTSPAKERLEESCVHPLEEAMLGCDVDGSRHFPESRNSSHIKRPMNAFMVWAKDERRKILQAFPDMHNSSISKILGSRWKSMTNQEKQPYYEEQARLSRQHLEKYPDYKYKPRPKRTCIVEGKRLRVGEYKALMRTRRQDARQSYAPLPQAGQVHGSSSDAVYPRVAGMPLAQPLVEHYVPRSLDPNMPVIVNTCSLREEGEGTEDRHSAADGEMFRYSEEEDSEGEEKSDGELVVLTD; from the exons ATGCTCAG AATGTCCATGAGGAGCCCCGGCTCTGCGCAGCTGGCCCTGGATGGCGTTGGCACCATGGTGAATTGTACTGTCAAgtcagaggggaagaaggagccCTGCCAGGAGGCCCCCCAGGGCTTGGCCACTGCAGCTGAACCCCACCCTGGAGACCCAGCCCGGGCCCCCCAGGATGGTGCTGACCCCCAAGCTCCAGCCCAG GACTGCAGCTCCCCGGAGAGCAATGGGTCCCCAGAACCCAAGAGGCCAGGAGGCTCTGAGGCTGCTTCTGGAAGCCAGGAGAAGCTGGACTTCAACCGAAATTTAAAAGAAG TTGTACCAGCCATTGAGAAGCTGCTCTCCAGTGACTGGAAGGAGAAGTTTCTGGGAAGGAGCTCTGTGGAAACCAAAGATGTCAAAG GGACCCAGGAGAGCCTGGCAGAGAAGGAGCTGCAGCTTCTGGTCATGATCCACCAACTGTCCACCCTGCGGGACCAGCTCCTGACGGCCCACTCAGAGCAGAAGAACATGGCCGCCATGCTTtttgagaagcagcagcagcagatggAGCTGGcccggcagcagcaggagcag ATCGCTAAGCAGCAGCAACAGCTAATTCAGCAGCAGCATAAGATCAACCTCCTGCAGCAGCAGATCCAG ATCAACATGCCTTATGTCATGATCCCGGCCTTCCCCCCGAGCCACCAACCTCTGCCTGTCAGCCCTGACTCGCAGCTGGCTTTGCCCATTCAGCCCATCCCCTGCAAACCAG TGGAGTATCCGCTGCAGCTGCTGCACAGCCCCCCCGCCCAGGTGGTGAAGAGGCCTGGGACCATGGCCGCCCACCACCCACTGCAG GAGCCCTCCCAGCCCCTGAACCTCACAGCCAAGCCCAAGGCCCCCGAGCTGCCCAACACCTCCAGCTCCCCGAGCCTGAAAATGAGCAACTGTGGACCCCCCAGCCATGGGGCCCCCACACGGGACCTGCAGTCCAGCCCCCCAAGTCTGCCTCTGG GCTTTCTTGGTGAAGGGGATGCTGTCACCAAAGCCATCCAGGATGCTCGACAGCTGCTGCACGGCCACAGCGGGGCCTTAGAGAGCTCTCCTAGCACCCCTTTCCGCAAG GACCTCATCAGCCTGGACACGTCCCCAGCCAAGGAACGGCTTGAGGAGAGCTGTGTGCATCCTCTGGAGGAAGCCATGCTGGGCTGCGATGTGGACG gctcccGCCACTTCCCAGAGTCCCGGAACAGCAGCCACATCAAGAGGCCCATGAACGCCTTTATGGTGTGGGCCAAGGATGAGCGGAGGAAGATCCTGCAGGCTTTCCCGGACATGCACAACTCCAGCATCAGCAAGATCCTGG GCTCCCGCTGGAAGTCCATGACCAACCAGGAGAAGCAGCCCTACTACGAGGAGCAGGCACGGCTGAGCCGGCAGCACCTGGAGAAGTACCCCGACTACAAGTACAAGCCGCGGCCCAAGCGCACCTGCATCGTGGAGGGCAAGAGGCTGCGGGTGGGCGAGTACAAGGCCTTGATGCGGACCCGGCGCCAGGATGCCCGCCAGAGCTACGCGCCCCT CCCGCAGGCTGGCCAGGTGCACGGGAGCTCCTCAGATGCCGTGTACCCTCGGGTAGCAGGCATGCCGCTGGCACAGCCCCTGGTGGAGCACTATGTGCCCCGGAGCCTGGACCCAAACATGCCTGTCATCGTCAACACCTGCAGCCtcagggaggagggtgagggcACGGAGGACAGGCACTCCGCAGCCGATGGTGAGATGTTCCGGTACAGCGAGGAGGAGGACTCGGAGGGCGAGGAGAAGAGCGACGGCGAGTTGGTGGTGCTCACAGACTGA
- the SOX13 gene encoding transcription factor SOX-13 isoform X3 — protein MLRMSMRSPGSAQLALDGVGTMVNCTVKSEGKKEPCQEAPQGLATAAEPHPGDPARAPQDGADPQAPAQDCSSPESNGSPEPKRPGGSEAASGSQEKLDFNRNLKEVVPAIEKLLSSDWKEKFLGRSSVETKDVKGTQESLAEKELQLLVMIHQLSTLRDQLLTAHSEQKNMAAMLFEKQQQQMELARQQQEQIAKQQQQLIQQQHKINLLQQQIQQINMPYVMIPAFPPSHQPLPVSPDSQLALPIQPIPCKPVEYPLQLLHSPPAQVVKRPGTMAAHHPLQEPSQPLNLTAKPKAPELPNTSSSPSLKMSNCGPPSHGAPTRDLQSSPPSLPLGFLGEGDAVTKAIQDARQLLHGHSGALESSPSTPFRKDLISLDTSPAKERLEESCVHPLEEAMLGCDVDGSRHFPESRNSSHIKRPMNAFMVWAKDERRKILQAFPDMHNSSISKILGSRWKSMTNQEKQPYYEEQARLSRQHLEKYPDYKYKPRPKRTCIVEGKRLRVGEYKALMRTRRQDARQSYAPLPQAGQVHGSSSDAVYPRVAGMPLAQPLVEHYVPRSLDPNMPVIVNTCSLREEGEGTEDRHSAADGEMFRYSEEEDSEGEEKSDGELVVLTD, from the exons ATGCTCAG AATGTCCATGAGGAGCCCCGGCTCTGCGCAGCTGGCCCTGGATGGCGTTGGCACCATGGTGAATTGTACTGTCAAgtcagaggggaagaaggagccCTGCCAGGAGGCCCCCCAGGGCTTGGCCACTGCAGCTGAACCCCACCCTGGAGACCCAGCCCGGGCCCCCCAGGATGGTGCTGACCCCCAAGCTCCAGCCCAG GACTGCAGCTCCCCGGAGAGCAATGGGTCCCCAGAACCCAAGAGGCCAGGAGGCTCTGAGGCTGCTTCTGGAAGCCAGGAGAAGCTGGACTTCAACCGAAATTTAAAAGAAG TTGTACCAGCCATTGAGAAGCTGCTCTCCAGTGACTGGAAGGAGAAGTTTCTGGGAAGGAGCTCTGTGGAAACCAAAGATGTCAAAG GGACCCAGGAGAGCCTGGCAGAGAAGGAGCTGCAGCTTCTGGTCATGATCCACCAACTGTCCACCCTGCGGGACCAGCTCCTGACGGCCCACTCAGAGCAGAAGAACATGGCCGCCATGCTTtttgagaagcagcagcagcagatggAGCTGGcccggcagcagcaggagcag ATCGCTAAGCAGCAGCAACAGCTAATTCAGCAGCAGCATAAGATCAACCTCCTGCAGCAGCAGATCCAG CAGATCAACATGCCTTATGTCATGATCCCGGCCTTCCCCCCGAGCCACCAACCTCTGCCTGTCAGCCCTGACTCGCAGCTGGCTTTGCCCATTCAGCCCATCCCCTGCAAACCAG TGGAGTATCCGCTGCAGCTGCTGCACAGCCCCCCCGCCCAGGTGGTGAAGAGGCCTGGGACCATGGCCGCCCACCACCCACTGCAG GAGCCCTCCCAGCCCCTGAACCTCACAGCCAAGCCCAAGGCCCCCGAGCTGCCCAACACCTCCAGCTCCCCGAGCCTGAAAATGAGCAACTGTGGACCCCCCAGCCATGGGGCCCCCACACGGGACCTGCAGTCCAGCCCCCCAAGTCTGCCTCTGG GCTTTCTTGGTGAAGGGGATGCTGTCACCAAAGCCATCCAGGATGCTCGACAGCTGCTGCACGGCCACAGCGGGGCCTTAGAGAGCTCTCCTAGCACCCCTTTCCGCAAG GACCTCATCAGCCTGGACACGTCCCCAGCCAAGGAACGGCTTGAGGAGAGCTGTGTGCATCCTCTGGAGGAAGCCATGCTGGGCTGCGATGTGGACG gctcccGCCACTTCCCAGAGTCCCGGAACAGCAGCCACATCAAGAGGCCCATGAACGCCTTTATGGTGTGGGCCAAGGATGAGCGGAGGAAGATCCTGCAGGCTTTCCCGGACATGCACAACTCCAGCATCAGCAAGATCCTGG GCTCCCGCTGGAAGTCCATGACCAACCAGGAGAAGCAGCCCTACTACGAGGAGCAGGCACGGCTGAGCCGGCAGCACCTGGAGAAGTACCCCGACTACAAGTACAAGCCGCGGCCCAAGCGCACCTGCATCGTGGAGGGCAAGAGGCTGCGGGTGGGCGAGTACAAGGCCTTGATGCGGACCCGGCGCCAGGATGCCCGCCAGAGCTACGCGCCCCT CCCGCAGGCTGGCCAGGTGCACGGGAGCTCCTCAGATGCCGTGTACCCTCGGGTAGCAGGCATGCCGCTGGCACAGCCCCTGGTGGAGCACTATGTGCCCCGGAGCCTGGACCCAAACATGCCTGTCATCGTCAACACCTGCAGCCtcagggaggagggtgagggcACGGAGGACAGGCACTCCGCAGCCGATGGTGAGATGTTCCGGTACAGCGAGGAGGAGGACTCGGAGGGCGAGGAGAAGAGCGACGGCGAGTTGGTGGTGCTCACAGACTGA